The sequence below is a genomic window from Sorangiineae bacterium MSr12523.
TCCACTGCCGATACGTCGGCGAGCCCTCGCGCACGTCGACGATGACGTCGAAAATCGAGCCCGCGATGCAGGTCACCAACTTGGCTTCTTCCGCAGGCGCGACTTGGTAGTGCATCCCTCGCAGGGTGCCGCGCTTCTCGTTGTACGAGACGCTCGTCTGCGAAAGGCGCGGGTTCAGGCCGTGCGCGGCGAATTCGCGGGCGCACCAGGTCCTCGCGAAGAAGCCGCGCTCGTCCCGGTGGCGGGTCAGCTCGACGAGGTACGCGCCCGAAAGGGGAAGCGGGACGAACTGCATGGCCGGCTCACGGCCCCTTTCCCGCGCCCGGCGAGACCGGCGGCACATTGGACTCGCTCGAAAGCGCCGTGTCGACGACGTAGAGCGGCAATGCGATGGAGTCCTTGTAGACGCGCGCCAGATAGATGCCAATGAAGCCGAAGGCGAGCATCGCCCAGCCGAGCTCGAAGGCCACCAGCGCGAGAAGGCACCGCTCGATGCGCGCGCCCGACGGCCCATCGCCCGCGAAGAGCATGGCCAGCGCGAGCACCATGTTGAGCGGCACCAGCGGAAAGCCCCAATAGGCCAGA
It includes:
- the rfbC gene encoding dTDP-4-dehydrorhamnose 3,5-epimerase encodes the protein MQFVPLPLSGAYLVELTRHRDERGFFARTWCAREFAAHGLNPRLSQTSVSYNEKRGTLRGMHYQVAPAEEAKLVTCIAGSIFDVIVDVREGSPTYRQWTSVTLQSSPDVLRGLYVPEGFAHGFQTLEDETVILYQISEFFAPETARGIRHDDPALGIPWPVHPAIVAPKDFAYPLLAP